A single region of the Desmonostoc muscorum LEGE 12446 genome encodes:
- a CDS encoding alpha/beta fold hydrolase — protein sequence MRAKIRDTEIFFDVEGSALVVDGASICSKPVAFLIHGGPGADHTSFKPTFSTLSQKLQLVYFDHRGQGRSARGSKETYTLDNNVEDMEALRQHLGLEKIVVIGSSYGGMVALTYAVRYPQNVSHLIVIATAAHSGFLERAKEILASKGTEEQKVSVQRLWDGNFENEEQLRQYFQVLGPMYSLRYDPIKSGIAWSRNILSIDAINVAFGGFLRTYNILDQLHKITAPTLVIAGRYDWICAPEFSEEIAQAIPNADLRIFENSSHLIRADEPEALLDAIAGFLVYKR from the coding sequence ATGCGAGCGAAAATACGAGATACAGAGATTTTCTTTGATGTGGAAGGTTCTGCACTAGTGGTGGATGGGGCGAGCATCTGCTCTAAACCTGTTGCCTTTCTAATTCACGGGGGGCCTGGTGCGGATCATACTTCCTTCAAACCAACTTTCTCGACTTTAAGCCAAAAACTACAACTAGTTTATTTTGACCATCGCGGTCAAGGAAGGTCTGCCCGTGGGTCTAAAGAAACCTATACTTTAGACAATAATGTTGAAGATATGGAAGCATTGCGCCAACACCTTGGTCTGGAGAAAATTGTTGTGATTGGTAGTTCTTATGGTGGTATGGTGGCTCTAACTTATGCAGTACGCTATCCTCAGAATGTCTCTCATCTGATTGTGATTGCCACGGCAGCCCATAGTGGCTTTTTAGAAAGAGCCAAAGAAATCTTAGCATCAAAAGGAACTGAGGAACAAAAAGTAAGCGTTCAGCGACTTTGGGATGGGAACTTTGAAAATGAGGAACAGCTAAGACAGTATTTTCAAGTGTTGGGACCAATGTATTCGCTAAGATACGATCCTATTAAGTCAGGCATTGCATGGAGCCGGAATATTCTCTCAATTGATGCGATCAATGTTGCTTTTGGCGGTTTCCTCCGCACCTACAATATTCTTGACCAGTTACATAAAATTACTGCACCCACTTTAGTTATTGCAGGCCGGTATGACTGGATTTGCGCTCCAGAGTTTTCTGAAGAAATTGCTCAGGCAATTCCTAATGCCGATTTGAGAATTTTTGAGAATAGCAGTCATTTGATCCGCGCAGATGAGCCAGAAGCACTTTTAGATGCAATAGCCGGCTTTTTGGTTTACAAACGTTAG
- a CDS encoding D-glycero-alpha-D-manno-heptose-1,7-bisphosphate 7-phosphatase: MPAIFLDKDGTLIENVPNNVDPQLIEMKIGAIEGLQILSKAGYKLIVITNQSGVARDYFPESALAGVEARLNEILEKADLSLDGFYYCPHHPNGVISEYAIACECRKPKPGLILRAASEQNIDLANSWFIGDNLSDVEAGHSAGCKTILIDQGNQYQPQMSRLGIADYILVNLSIAAQVICKHSISNFRVSGMEL, translated from the coding sequence ATGCCGGCGATATTTCTAGATAAAGATGGCACTTTAATTGAAAATGTACCAAACAATGTTGATCCGCAATTAATCGAAATGAAAATCGGTGCTATTGAAGGATTACAAATACTTAGCAAAGCTGGATATAAATTAATTGTGATTACTAACCAGTCGGGAGTAGCACGGGATTATTTTCCAGAATCTGCCTTGGCGGGAGTGGAAGCGCGATTGAATGAAATATTAGAAAAAGCGGATCTATCGCTAGATGGGTTCTACTACTGTCCCCATCATCCAAATGGTGTAATATCTGAGTATGCAATTGCTTGCGAATGCCGTAAACCAAAACCAGGCTTGATTTTACGTGCAGCTAGCGAACAAAATATAGATTTAGCAAATTCTTGGTTTATTGGTGATAATCTCAGTGATGTAGAAGCTGGACATAGTGCAGGGTGTAAAACGATTTTGATAGATCAGGGTAATCAATATCAGCCCCAAATGTCTCGTTTAGGAATTGCTGACTATATTTTGGTTAACCTTTCAATAGCAGCACAGGTGATATGTAAGCATTCAATATCTAATTTTAGGGTTTCTGGCATGGAGTTATAG
- a CDS encoding IS5 family transposase, whose translation MAYSSNLTDAEWEIFEPLLQEILPTKKQTRPTNWPKRDIFNGILYQLKNGCNWQDLPKDLPPYSTVYWHYKQWRAAGVFEELMSVLHGQVREQVKKKPHWTTLIIIDSQAVKNTCNASVESKGFCFYKATNGIKRHLAIDTLGFPFFTLCTRANVSDDAGLIEMFTLNIDYFKSKPIDIPKITILLDHGYHPEYLTQELERIYPEIMTKIQFQLSTKPSKQEKAAQGKSGFVPAIARWVIERSNAWMERCKILVKNFERTLVSATAKLNICFIRLMIKRLAAPS comes from the coding sequence ATGGCGTATTCCAGCAACCTCACTGATGCAGAATGGGAAATTTTTGAACCCTTATTGCAAGAGATATTACCGACTAAGAAGCAGACTCGACCGACCAACTGGCCAAAGCGAGATATCTTCAATGGAATTCTCTATCAACTAAAAAATGGATGCAATTGGCAAGACTTACCTAAAGACCTCCCCCCTTATTCCACTGTATATTGGCACTACAAACAGTGGCGAGCAGCCGGGGTATTTGAGGAACTGATGAGTGTCTTACATGGACAAGTGCGTGAACAGGTAAAAAAAAAACCGCACTGGACGACATTGATCATCATTGACTCCCAAGCAGTGAAAAATACCTGCAACGCCAGTGTGGAGTCGAAAGGTTTTTGCTTCTACAAAGCCACCAACGGTATTAAAAGGCATTTGGCTATTGACACCCTTGGGTTTCCCTTTTTTACGCTCTGTACTCGCGCCAATGTCTCGGATGATGCCGGATTAATTGAGATGTTTACTCTCAACATCGACTACTTCAAGTCAAAACCTATCGATATTCCCAAGATTACTATCCTGCTAGATCATGGGTATCACCCAGAATATTTGACTCAGGAGTTAGAGCGAATTTACCCAGAGATCATGACCAAAATTCAGTTTCAACTTTCTACGAAACCCTCAAAACAAGAGAAAGCGGCACAAGGAAAATCTGGATTTGTTCCGGCAATAGCTAGATGGGTGATCGAACGCTCCAATGCTTGGATGGAGCGCTGTAAAATTCTGGTTAAGAACTTTGAACGAACCCTGGTTAGTGCCACTGCCAAACTCAATATCTGCTTCATCAGGCTAATGATTAAGAGGCTTGCAGCACCTTCTTAG
- a CDS encoding TenA family transcriptional regulator, translated as MTITCKLLLENHAQDWQEATVHPFLEQCQLGIIQPQQFNTWLMQDYLFVVEFTRMVGRVLASAPPEHFDVILGGLAALKDELNWFKEKATQRQLDLNIKKQPTCREYCEYMHSFADKPYPVQATAFWAIELAYNQGWQLPGKMPAPYDEFAQRWGNTDFTKYVKLLSQQADEVLETAQEDIQKQAEESFLMVAKFEHNFWQMAFHTAQCESK; from the coding sequence ATGACTATTACCTGCAAACTTCTTTTAGAAAATCACGCTCAAGATTGGCAAGAAGCAACTGTGCATCCCTTTCTAGAACAGTGTCAATTAGGTATAATTCAACCCCAGCAATTCAATACATGGTTGATGCAAGATTATCTGTTTGTTGTGGAATTTACGCGGATGGTAGGGCGAGTATTAGCCAGCGCACCTCCAGAACATTTTGATGTGATACTTGGAGGACTGGCAGCTCTTAAAGACGAACTCAATTGGTTTAAAGAAAAAGCTACCCAACGACAACTGGATCTTAATATAAAAAAACAACCAACCTGTAGAGAATATTGTGAATATATGCATAGTTTTGCAGACAAGCCTTATCCTGTGCAAGCAACTGCATTTTGGGCTATTGAATTAGCCTATAATCAAGGTTGGCAACTACCAGGTAAGATGCCTGCACCTTACGATGAATTTGCACAAAGATGGGGAAATACTGATTTTACAAAATATGTAAAACTTTTGTCACAGCAAGCTGATGAGGTTTTAGAAACGGCACAGGAAGATATTCAAAAACAAGCTGAAGAATCTTTTTTAATGGTTGCAAAATTTGAACATAATTTCTGGCAGATGGCTTTTCACACAGCACAGTGTGAATCAAAATAG
- the cynS gene encoding cyanase, with protein MSIPEITQKLLTAKENKGLTFAELAEVLQCNEVWIASVIYRQASASPEEAKLLVDTLGLDIDDAKELSKYPIKGSDAVVPTDPFIYRFYEIMQVYGLPLKDVVQEKFGDGIMSAIDFTLNVDKEENPKGERVKIVMSGKFLPYKKW; from the coding sequence ATGTCTATTCCTGAAATTACCCAAAAACTTTTAACAGCCAAAGAAAACAAGGGGCTGACTTTTGCAGAATTAGCAGAAGTTTTGCAATGTAATGAAGTATGGATTGCCTCTGTAATTTATCGGCAAGCGAGTGCTTCACCTGAAGAAGCAAAGTTATTAGTTGATACATTAGGGCTTGATATAGACGATGCTAAAGAACTGAGTAAATATCCGATAAAAGGTAGTGATGCTGTTGTTCCAACTGACCCTTTTATTTATCGGTTCTATGAAATTATGCAGGTGTATGGACTTCCACTAAAAGATGTAGTTCAAGAAAAGTTTGGTGATGGAATTATGAGTGCTATTGATTTTACTTTGAATGTAGACAAGGAAGAAAACCCAAAAGGCGAACGCGTGAAAATTGTTATGTCAGGTAAATTCCTGCCTTACAAAAAATGGTAA
- a CDS encoding sigma-70 factor domain-containing protein, translated as MPSPTTDLVRSYLKEIGRYPLLTPEQEITNARALQQMMAIEEQRSNLALPSYLVGIQSR; from the coding sequence ATGCCCAGCCCAACTACGGACTTAGTGCGCTCTTACCTCAAAGAAATCGGACGCTACCCTCTGCTAACTCCTGAGCAAGAAATTACAAATGCAAGGGCGTTGCAGCAGATGATGGCGATTGAAGAACAGCGATCAAACCTCGCACTCCCTAGCTATCTAGTTGGTATACAAAGCAGGTAA
- a CDS encoding strawberry notch family protein translates to MSDAMVQQLFTQGSLFDLQTVIDYGQSVISVAQELAKVLTDNRPLSTKTVQAQMNRYFLGSAASGAWQWKDAYEAVEVAQILYLRHLGIRILSQQPQVVVQQLEELTALCPTQTRRSEESVQLQQFSTPLPLAYLVAKAGFIQATDLVLEPSAGTGLLAQMAKLHSASLMLNELAPDRSKILRRLFPGTPLFSVNAEQINDYLVGKTQPSVVLMNPPFSASPKISSRNPDATKSHINSALQRLADGGRLVTITANWFSPANPSWRETFVKWHSEARVLMSVGVNGKVYSKHGTTIDTRITVIDKVPADSSEIPCISETLDLPELLALIEQLPERSPWERSEKIKAAAKAIVVQLPKRTTVAQPETVSSLPDDIVVLEYEVVEWFATDGLKDTLYETYRPQRIRIKDALPHPSLLCESAALALVSPPPPTYKPHLPRNIVSQGLLSEAQLESVIYAGQAHGEFLSGSYIVDDSWDNVTVAAQGEENAVKFRRGWFLGDGTGAGKGRQCAGIILDNWCQERRKAIWVSKSSALIEDARRDWCALGGSEKDIIDLSNIKLGDPIPFTQGILFCTYSTLRSQKNGKSRLKQIVEWAGIGFEGAIAFDECHSMGNAMAQESKLGMVAASQQGIVGLRLQNALPQARVVYVSATGATKVSNLSYTNRLGLWQTGDFPFTSREDFVESIEGGGIAAMEIVARDLKALGLYLARSLSFEGVEYQTLEIELTPTQERSYNSYSDAFQVIHHNLDKALEACNISGSKTYNRAAKMSAVSQFESHKQRFFNHLLTGMKCPTLIKAIEQDLAQGLAIVIQIVSTNEELLKRRLDEVPASEWKDLNLDLTPREYVMDYLMSAFPVHLHSIHSGVDGEERSEPVFDADGSPVISQEAVALRDALVDKLACLDPIPGALEQLLWHFGHKQIAEVTGRSKRVLKDESGRLFVDSRGSGANIAETAAFMQGDKQILIFSDAGATGRSYHADLNAANRRRRSHYLLEAGWRADNAIQGLGRSHRTNQASAPVFRPVTTNVIGERRFISTIARRLDSLGALTRGQRQTGGNGIFEAKDNLESNYAEHALYELFKQIFQGRFYEVSLGTFEQMTGLSLTSHEGGMKIDLPPLRQFLNRLLALRIDMQNVIFERFELLLSQQIEAAIAAGVYEMGVETLRAERFTVESQEAVYTHPVTGSVTNYLKVERTQRNNIRTADEMLEFATQYQGKLMINSKSGNAAVSIPTHSIYDADGGVVPRVLLIRPQKETRLPVQDLESSTWRQVSADTFAAAWSIEVDALPKFTTDYLHLVTGILLPIWKILPQHNSRVFRLQTSDGQKILGRVVNAHDIQTVREQLGLRNQLLSPEELVKLVLNERYTQQLPGGITLRRSFVANEPRIELVNAISLAERLLAVGCFTEIINWQKRIFIPVSDKAPAILAAVIEILG, encoded by the coding sequence GTGAGTGATGCAATGGTACAGCAACTTTTCACTCAAGGTTCTTTATTCGATTTGCAAACAGTAATCGATTATGGGCAGTCAGTTATTAGTGTTGCCCAAGAGCTTGCAAAAGTTTTAACAGATAATCGCCCTCTCTCTACGAAAACTGTTCAAGCTCAGATGAATCGCTATTTTCTAGGCAGTGCTGCGTCCGGTGCGTGGCAGTGGAAAGACGCTTACGAAGCAGTGGAAGTAGCGCAAATCTTATATCTGCGTCATCTGGGAATTAGGATTTTATCACAACAACCTCAAGTGGTTGTGCAACAATTAGAAGAATTAACAGCCCTCTGCCCAACCCAAACACGGCGTAGTGAAGAGTCAGTACAGCTTCAGCAATTCTCCACCCCTCTGCCGCTTGCTTATCTGGTAGCCAAAGCAGGATTTATACAAGCTACTGATTTGGTGCTGGAGCCAAGTGCCGGAACTGGCCTATTGGCACAAATGGCTAAACTGCACAGTGCAAGTCTGATGCTCAACGAGCTTGCACCCGATAGAAGTAAGATTCTGCGGCGATTATTCCCTGGCACACCACTATTCTCAGTAAACGCGGAACAAATTAACGACTATCTGGTTGGCAAGACTCAGCCCTCAGTTGTGCTGATGAATCCACCTTTCTCTGCATCTCCCAAAATCAGCAGTCGCAATCCCGACGCAACTAAGAGCCACATCAACTCGGCATTGCAAAGACTGGCTGACGGTGGACGGCTGGTAACAATCACAGCCAACTGGTTCTCTCCGGCTAACCCAAGCTGGCGTGAGACTTTTGTTAAGTGGCACTCGGAAGCACGAGTTTTAATGTCGGTCGGGGTTAACGGCAAGGTTTACTCAAAACATGGGACAACTATCGACACTCGGATTACAGTGATCGACAAAGTTCCGGCTGACTCCAGCGAAATCCCTTGTATTTCAGAAACCTTGGACTTACCCGAACTGCTGGCGTTGATTGAGCAATTACCTGAGCGTTCTCCGTGGGAACGCTCAGAAAAAATCAAAGCTGCTGCGAAGGCAATTGTTGTTCAATTGCCAAAACGTACTACAGTTGCACAACCAGAAACTGTTTCCTCTCTTCCAGACGACATAGTAGTGTTGGAATACGAAGTCGTCGAATGGTTTGCTACAGATGGACTCAAAGATACTTTATATGAAACCTATCGCCCACAAAGAATCCGGATCAAGGACGCTTTACCTCATCCCTCGCTACTCTGTGAGAGTGCAGCCCTAGCGCTTGTCTCGCCACCACCACCCACTTACAAACCGCATCTCCCGCGAAACATTGTCTCACAAGGATTGTTATCTGAAGCACAACTTGAAAGCGTTATTTACGCAGGTCAGGCGCACGGTGAATTTCTTTCTGGGTCTTATATTGTCGATGATTCATGGGATAATGTGACTGTAGCGGCTCAAGGCGAAGAAAATGCCGTAAAATTTCGTCGTGGCTGGTTCTTAGGCGATGGGACAGGCGCGGGGAAAGGAAGACAATGTGCAGGAATCATCCTCGACAACTGGTGTCAGGAACGAAGAAAAGCAATCTGGGTATCAAAGAGTTCTGCTCTTATTGAGGACGCACGTAGAGATTGGTGTGCGCTCGGAGGTAGTGAAAAAGATATCATTGACCTGAGTAACATCAAACTTGGCGACCCCATCCCTTTCACCCAAGGTATTCTGTTCTGCACCTACTCAACTCTGCGCTCTCAAAAGAACGGCAAAAGTCGGCTTAAGCAAATCGTTGAGTGGGCTGGCATTGGCTTTGAGGGAGCGATCGCTTTCGACGAGTGCCACAGCATGGGTAACGCAATGGCACAAGAGAGCAAACTCGGTATGGTTGCAGCATCCCAGCAAGGCATTGTTGGGCTGAGGTTGCAAAACGCATTACCGCAGGCACGGGTTGTCTATGTCTCCGCGACTGGAGCGACGAAGGTTTCCAACCTATCTTACACAAATCGTCTAGGGCTTTGGCAGACTGGGGATTTCCCGTTTACCTCCCGTGAGGATTTTGTGGAATCCATTGAGGGCGGTGGTATCGCCGCGATGGAGATTGTGGCTAGAGATTTGAAAGCACTCGGTCTGTATTTGGCGCGGAGTCTTTCATTCGAGGGAGTTGAGTACCAGACTCTCGAAATTGAGTTAACGCCGACGCAGGAACGTAGTTATAACAGCTATTCTGATGCTTTTCAAGTTATTCACCATAATTTAGATAAAGCCCTGGAAGCTTGTAATATCTCTGGTTCCAAGACTTACAACCGTGCTGCGAAGATGAGCGCAGTGTCTCAGTTCGAGTCGCATAAGCAAAGATTCTTCAATCATCTGTTGACTGGCATGAAATGCCCCACCTTGATCAAAGCGATTGAGCAGGATTTAGCCCAAGGTCTTGCAATTGTCATTCAAATAGTTTCGACTAATGAAGAACTTTTGAAACGACGACTTGATGAAGTTCCGGCTTCCGAATGGAAGGATCTCAATCTTGACTTGACCCCACGAGAATATGTGATGGATTACCTGATGAGTGCTTTCCCTGTTCATCTGCATTCCATTCATTCTGGCGTTGATGGAGAAGAAAGATCCGAGCCGGTCTTTGACGCTGATGGCTCTCCAGTTATTTCACAAGAAGCTGTAGCTTTGAGAGATGCCTTAGTCGATAAGTTAGCATGTCTTGACCCAATCCCTGGCGCATTAGAACAATTGCTGTGGCACTTTGGGCACAAACAAATTGCCGAAGTTACAGGTCGTAGCAAACGAGTTCTGAAAGATGAATCTGGACGTTTGTTCGTTGATTCACGGGGTAGTGGCGCGAATATTGCTGAAACTGCTGCATTCATGCAGGGTGACAAACAAATCCTCATCTTCAGTGACGCTGGTGCGACAGGCAGAAGTTATCATGCCGATCTAAATGCTGCGAATCGTCGCCGGCGATCGCATTATTTGTTGGAAGCTGGATGGAGGGCAGACAACGCAATTCAAGGACTTGGGCGCTCACACCGCACAAACCAAGCATCAGCACCCGTGTTCAGACCTGTTACCACTAACGTTATCGGTGAACGCCGCTTTATCTCAACCATTGCCCGAAGGCTGGATAGCTTGGGCGCTCTTACTCGTGGTCAACGGCAGACGGGTGGCAATGGGATATTTGAGGCTAAAGATAATCTGGAATCGAACTATGCAGAACACGCTTTGTATGAGTTATTTAAGCAAATCTTCCAAGGTCGATTTTATGAAGTGTCACTCGGCACTTTCGAGCAAATGACAGGTTTATCGCTCACTTCCCACGAAGGCGGCATGAAAATCGACCTCCCACCCCTACGTCAATTCCTCAATCGACTACTGGCTTTACGAATTGATATGCAAAACGTCATTTTCGAGAGGTTTGAACTACTCTTGAGCCAGCAGATTGAAGCAGCGATCGCGGCGGGGGTCTACGAGATGGGTGTGGAAACTTTACGGGCTGAACGGTTTACTGTTGAGAGCCAGGAAGCTGTATATACTCATCCTGTTACTGGTAGCGTCACCAATTACTTGAAAGTGGAACGCACCCAAAGAAACAACATCAGAACTGCTGACGAGATGTTAGAGTTCGCCACTCAATATCAAGGAAAGCTCATGATCAACTCCAAGTCAGGCAATGCTGCTGTATCAATTCCGACACATAGTATCTACGACGCGGATGGTGGTGTTGTCCCAAGAGTTTTGCTGATTCGTCCACAGAAAGAAACTCGCCTACCAGTCCAAGACTTGGAATCTTCCACTTGGCGGCAGGTTTCGGCTGACACCTTTGCTGCTGCTTGGTCTATTGAAGTAGACGCACTGCCCAAGTTCACTACCGATTACCTGCATTTGGTAACT